A window from Scleropages formosus chromosome 17, fSclFor1.1, whole genome shotgun sequence encodes these proteins:
- the LOC108921866 gene encoding phosphatidylinositol 4-phosphate 5-kinase-like protein 1, which yields MMREGLSTAIQSTIDQPLPNELCEEDFRMDITQIHKGFRMQTFAGPVFAWLRRSLGMEEKEYQHSLASQGGYLQFISNSKSKANFFLTNDKRFFLKTQNKREVRFLLANLRVYTKHLESYPHSLLVKFLGVHRIKIPHEREKYFIVMQSVFYPDERINARYDIKGCEVSRWTDPAPEKSQLIVVLKDMNFEGKFITLDHQRSWLLRQVEIDTSFLRRLNVLDYSLLLAHQPLHHDERGRTHSFATLIMRAKKSVYAGSAPTDSDPPTFPGTALEDGAALLAEETNALSTEGEEPIPLEELHSRPPGGTVDLDLQEFKAQNRRLLPNFKNPLHVIDGPELRYFVGIIDIFTVYGFRKRVEHVWKRLRYPGKTFSTVSPSAYARRLCRWVENHTK from the exons ATGATGAGGGAGGGCCTGTCGACCGCCATCCAGAGCACCATCGACCAGCCGCTTCCG AATGAGCTGTGTGAAGAAGATTTCAGAATGGACATCACCCAGATACACAAG GGCTTCCGGATGCAGACATTCGCGGGACCCGTGTTCGCCTGGCTGCGTCGCTCCCTTGGCATGGAGGAGAAGGAGTACCAGCACTCGCTGGCCTCCCAGGGTGGCTATCTACAATTCATCAGCAACTCCAAGAGCAAGGCCAACTTCTTCCTCAC GAACGACAAGAGGTTCTTCCTGAAGACGCAGAACAAACGGGAAGTGAGGTTCCTTCTGGCCAACCTGAGGGTCTACACGAAGCACCTGGAGAGCTATCCCCATTCCTTGCTTGTCAAGTTCCTGG GGGTCCACAGGATTAAAATTCCCCATGAAAGGGAG aaatactTCATTGTAATGCAGAGCGTGTTTTATCCTGACGAGAGGATTAATGCAAG GTATGACATCAAGGGCTGTGAGGTGAGCAGGTGGACCGACCCGGCCCCTGAGAAGAGCCAGCTCATCGTGGTCCTCAAGGACATGAACTTTGAGGGAAAGTTCATCACTCTGG ACCACCAGCGCTCCTGGCTGCTCCGGCAGGTTGAGATCGACACAAGCTTCCTGCGGAGGCTCAACGTGCTGGATTACAGCCTGCTGCTGGCCCATCAGCCCTTACACCATGACGAGCGAGGCCGAACTCACTCCTTCGCTACCCTCATCATGCGTGCCAAGAA GTCAGTGTACGCAGGCTCTGCCCCCACGGATTCAGACCCGCCCACCTTTCCCGGAACAGCGCTGGAGGATGGCGCCGCCCTGCTGGCAGAAGAGACGAATGCCCTTTCCACAGAAGGAGAAGAACCCATACCCCTAGAGGAGCTCCACAGCCGCCCCCCGGGGGGCACCGTAGACTTGGACCTGCAGGAGTTCAAGGCCCAGAACCGCCGCCTGCTGCCCAACTTCAAGAACCCGCTGCACGTCATTGACGGACCAGAGCTGCGCTACTTTGTGGGCATCATCGACATCTTCACCGTCTATGGCTTCAGGAAGAGGGTGGAGCACGTGTGGAAGAGACTGCGCTACCCAGGAAAGACTTTCTCCACCGTGAGCCCGTCGGCGTACGCCCGGAGGCTCTGCCGGTGGGTGGAGAACCACACCAAGTAG